The genomic region gatgggtgggagaggagggatggaaaaggacatactgcattttaaaactttaactcttattgaagcccagccttctgatgcttgggcgatcatctggggtggagtgactgggtggacggaggcccccccaccgtgttcttgggcgtctgggtgaggaggctatggaacttggggaggagggctgttggttacacaggggctgtagcggcggtctctgctcctgctgcctttcctgcaactcaaccatacgctcgagcatatcactttgatgctccagcagacggagcattgcctcttgccgtctgtctgcaagctgacgccacctatcgtcttcagcccgccacctctcctctcgttcatgttgggcttttctcatctccgacattgactgcctccacgcattctgctgtgctctatcagcgtgggaggacatctgcagctccgtgaacatctcgtccctcctcttacgttttctctttctaatgttcacgagcctctgcgaaggagaaacatttgcagctggtggaggagaagggagaattgggttgtccatttaaaatggggtttcaatgtaaaaggagggggctgcggtttcccggttaacatgcggcacaaacacaagtaaaccacccccccccacacacacacacacacgattctctgggatgatcacttcacccctcccccccaccacgtggttaacagcggggaacatttctggtcagactagcaggaacgggcgcctctaaatgtcccccttaataaaatcaccccatttcaaccaggagagctttctggagatgtccctggaggatttccgctccatccccatacacgttaacagacttgcttgctttttttttttgtaatgtttacaaatatttacaaagttacactcaccagaggtctcctgtgtgccctgagggtcttgggtgagttcgggggttactggttccaggtccagggtcacaaacagatcctggctgttggggaaaccggtttctccgcttccttgctgctgtgagctacctacagtacctccatcgtcatcttcctcgttccccgaaccgtcttccctgtgtgtttctccagtgagagagtcatagcacacggttggggtagtggtggctgcaccccctagaatggcatgcagctccgcgtagtagcggcaagtttgcggctctgccccggaccttccgtttgcttctctggctttgtggtaggcttgccgtagctccttaattttcacgcggcactgctgtgtgtccctgttatggcctcggtccttcatggccttggagatcttttctaatacttttccatttcttttactgctacggagttcagctatcactgcttcatctccccatatggcgagcagatctcgtacctcccgttcggtccatgctggagctcttttgcgatcctgggaggactccatcacggttacctgtgctgatgagctctgcgtggtcacctgtgctctccacgctgggcaaacaggaaatgaaattcaaaccttcgcgggtcttttcctgtctacctggtcagtgcatctgagttgagagcgctgtccagagcggtcacaatgaagcactgtgggatagctcccggaggccaataacatcgaattccgtccacactaccccaattccgacccgcaaaggccggttttatcgctaatcccctcgtcggaggtggtgtaaagaaaccggtttaaagggccctttaagtcgaaagaaagggcctcgttgtgtggacgtgtccaggcttaattcggtttaacgctgctaaagtcgacctaaacccgtagtgtagaccaggccaaacaCAGTCTTCTCCCATTTAAAGCATTGTAGAAAACTCACCTCTACATTTTCTCACAAGTTAAGTGTGTTGTTACCACTTGGAGTCTGTTGCCACTTGTTACCACTTTGAGTCTGACCCTTAAATTAAAAG from Chrysemys picta bellii isolate R12L10 chromosome 6, ASM1138683v2, whole genome shotgun sequence harbors:
- the LOC135984361 gene encoding myb/SANT-like DNA-binding domain-containing protein 2 produces the protein MESSQDRKRAPAWTEREVRDLLAIWGDEAVIAELRSSKRNGKVLEKISKAMKDRGHNRDTQQCRVKIKELRQAYHKAREANGRSGAEPQTCRYYAELHAILGGAATTTPTVCYDSLTGETHREDGSGNEEDDDGGTVGSSQQQGSGETGFPNSQDLFVTLDLEPVTPELTQDPQGTQETSAANVSPSQRLVNIRKRKRKRRDEMFTELQMSSHADRAQQNAWRQSMSEMRKAQHEREERWRAEDDRWRQLADRRQEAMLRLLEHQSDMLERMVELQERQQEQRPPLQPLCNQQPSSPSSIASSPRRPRTRWGGLRPPSHSTPDDRPSIRRLGFNKS